The proteins below come from a single Juglans regia cultivar Chandler chromosome 12, Walnut 2.0, whole genome shotgun sequence genomic window:
- the LOC108995890 gene encoding dihydroxy-acid dehydratase, chloroplastic-like encodes MQATLVAPTPRAALIASHYGPSQYRTSFSLRASVSSPPPPSVTVDSSSAPPTTQTYKLNKYSSRVTEPKSQGGSQAILLGVGLSEDDLLKPQIGISSVWYEGNTCNMHLLGLSEAVKEGVREAGMVGFRFNTIGVSDAISMGTRGMCYSLQSRDLIADSIETVMSAQWYDGNISIPGCDKNMPGTIMAMGRLNRPSIMVYGGTIKPGHFQGHSYDIISAFQCYGEFVSGSITDEQRKIVVRNSCPGAGACGGMYTANTMASAIEAMGMCLPYSSSTPAEDPLKLDECRLAGKYLLELLKMDLKPRDIITPKSLRNAMVIVMALGGSTNAVLHLIAIARSVGLELTLDDFQKVSDEVPFLADLKPSGKYVMEDVHKIGGTPAVIRYLLEHGLLDGDCMTVTGKTLAENAAMFPPLAKGQDVIRPLENPIKKTGHIQILYGNLAPNGSVAKITGKEGLYFSGPALIFEGEESMIAAISEDPLSFKGKVVIIRGEGPKGGPGMAEMLTPTSAIMGAGLGKDVALLTDGRFSGGSHGFVVGHICPEAQEGGPIGLIENGDIINVDVQKRRIDVQVTDEEMERRRKKWTPPAYKVNRGVLYKYIKNVQSASKGCVTDE; translated from the exons ATGCAAGCCACTCTAGTAGCCCCAACCCCTCGCGCCGCCCTGATTGCCTCACACTATGGGCCAAGTCAATACCGCACCTCCTTCTCTCTCCGAGCGTCCGTCTCCTCCCCACCTCCCCCGTCTGTCACCGTCGACTCTTCGTCCGCACCCCCCACCACCCAAACCTACAAGCTTAACAAGTATAGCTCCCGCGTCACCGAGCCCAAGTCCCAGGGTGGGTCCCAGGCGATCCTCCTTGGCGTGGGCCTCTCCGAAGACGACTTGTTGAAGCCCCAGATCGGCATCTCCTCCGTCTGGTACGAGGGCAACACCTGCAATATGCATCTACTCGGGCTCTCCGAGGCTGTCAAGGAAGGTGTCCGGGAGGCTGGTATGGTTGGGTTCAGGTTTAACACCATTGGGGTCAGTGACGCTATCTCTATGGGGACCAGAGGCATGTGCTACAGCCTGCAGTCCAGGGACCTCATCGCTGATAGCATTGAGACAGTGATGAGTGCTCAGTGGTACGATGGGAATATTTCTATTCCTGGTTGTGACAAGAAT ATGCCAGGTACAATTATGGCAATGGGCCGGCTTAATCGACCAAGTATTATGGTTTATGGTGGAACTATCAAG CCTGGTCATTTTCAAGGCCATTCTTATGATATCATCTCTGCCTTTCAG TGTTATGGAGAATTTGTTAGTGGATCCATAACTGATGAGCAGAGGAAGATTGTTGTCCGTAACTCATGCCCTGGGGCAGGGGCTTGTGGTGGGATGTATACGGCTAATACCATGGCTTCTGCTATTGAAGCAATGGGAATGTGTCTGCCTTACAG CTCTTCGACACCTGCTGAAGATCCATTGAAGTTGGATGAGTGCCGTTTAGCAGGAAAGTATCTTTTGGAATTACTAAAGATGGACTTGAAACCACGAGATATTATCACTCCAAAATCCCTACGTAATGCGATGGTTATTGTCATGGCACTAGGTGGCTCTACAAATGCTGTATTACACTTGATTGCTATTGCAAG GTCTGTTGGTCTGGAACTAACTCTTGATGATTTTCAAAAGGTCAGCGATGAGGTTCCATTTCTTGCAGATCTTAAGCCTAGTGGCAAATATGTCATGGAGGATGTACACAAG ATTGGAGGAACACCTGCTGTCATTCGCTACCTTTTGGAGCACGGTCTTCTAGATGGGGATTGTATGACTG TCACTGGAAAGACACTGGCAGAAAATGCAGCAATGTTCCCTCCCTTAGCCAAGGGACAG GATGTAATACGACCATTGGAAAACCCCATAAAGAAAACAGGCCACATCCAGATATTATATGGAAATCTTGCACCAAATGGTTCTGTAGCAAAAATCACTGGAAAAGAAGGGCTATATTTCTCTG GTCCTGCACTTATATTTGAAGGAGAGGAATCTATGATTGCAGCTATCTCAGAGGATCCTCTGAGCTTTAAG GGAAAGGTAGTCATTATTAGAGGAGAGGGGCCGAAGGGGGGACCAGGCATGGCTGAAATGTTGACACCAACAAGTGCAATAATGGGTGCAGGTCTTGGAAAG GATGTTGCTTTGTTGACTGATGGTAGGTTTTCAGGAGGTTCACATGGATTTGTTGTTGGCCACATATGCCCTGAAGCACAG GAAGGTGGTCCGATTGGTTTGATTGAAAATGGAGACATCATCAATGTTGATGTTCAGAAGAGGAGAATAGATGTGCAGGTAACGGATGAGGAGATGGAGCGGCGACGGAAGAAATGGACTCCACCTGCATATAAGGTCAACAGAGGAGTGCTTTACAAG TACATCAAGAACGTGCAGTCGGCTTCAAAGGGATGCGTGACTGATGAGTAG